Proteins from one Hydrogenophaga sp. SL48 genomic window:
- a CDS encoding plasmid mobilization protein produces the protein MSERSRFIKVRVSENEHKTLRQRADAQGVTISEHVRATVTAVHQSLDVAAELAALRSQVGQTPAPAPMQGDGAGADQREMLLLLRELAAARDAQILARVRAQLAPRVGNPQQRGGVA, from the coding sequence GTGAGCGAGCGCAGCCGATTCATCAAAGTGCGCGTGAGCGAAAACGAGCACAAAACGCTGCGCCAGCGGGCCGATGCCCAGGGCGTGACCATCTCCGAGCATGTACGCGCCACCGTGACGGCGGTGCACCAATCGCTGGACGTGGCCGCCGAGTTGGCGGCGCTACGCAGCCAGGTTGGACAGACGCCAGCGCCAGCGCCGATGCAGGGCGACGGCGCTGGCGCCGACCAACGAGAGATGCTGCTGTTACTGCGCGAACTGGCAGCGGCACGGGACGCGCAAATTCTGGCGCGCGTGCGGGCGCAGCTTGCGCCGCGCGTCGGCAACCCTCAGCAGCGCGGAGGTGTGGCATGA